A segment of the Cryptosporidium parvum Iowa II chromosome 5, whole genome shotgun sequence genome:
CAATTTAATGACTTATATTTTAGAATCACCCTGTTTAAATGAGAAGATATCTGGCAAATTGATTTCTGATCTAATTCATGAGATTGAAGAAAAGTATTTCTCTGGGGTTTATTCTCCCCAAAAGCACTATTTTGGAGCAAGGATGATCCTCCAAATATTTACTCAACTTAAACTTTCagcattttcattaaagaaATGTAATTTCTCAGAAAAGTCTTTTATCAGAGCTTTGAAAAACTTTATTTCTGGTCATTCAAAATCTCTCAATTGGGCTCTTAAGACTTCTTTGAATGATAAGAATCCTTTATCAGCATTTTCTACATTATTCTTGCAAACATTAgttgatattattacaGGTAGAGGAATAGAAACTCATTTTGCTCATGGTTCTCAATTTAATCAAATCCAAGATTTTTCAAGGTTTATTTTTGGAACTATAGATGGGTTTTCTACTGAAGCTAATGAGAGATCAAAACCTGTATATCCTAATCCGAGCATTAACTTAGACGCAAATATCAGGAATTTGATTCCTTTTGTCATCAATGATTTGGTAATTGCATTATTTTGGGATGAGACTGAAGATATACAAATGTCTAAATTTATGGCTCTTAAAGAGAGCTTGGAGAAGCCTATTTCGATTTCTGGAAAGGAAAGAGTTAGGCTTTTTTGGATTATTCTCAAGTCTCTTATGTTAAAAACAGGAGCAAAAATGAAACATTTGATTAAAATGTTTTCTGATCTTTTGTCTCAAGAAGAAGGTGAATCCTTAGACTCTATAATCATTTCACAAGGTATACTTTTAATAGATGAAATTTCAAAGGAATATTCTgatgaagaaaaacaaaGTAAGTTAGATAAGaaagataataatcaaGATGATGTGGATATGGATGACTCAAATTTGGATATAAACAACGAAGAGGAAGATGAGAAAGTCAATATATATTGGAGAAAAATACAATGGGTCCATAACATAATGTTAGAATTTGTTCAAGTTTCATTTAGTAGCTCTTTAAATAGTGGAGAAGAGAAGAACATTTTACCTCTTGTATTAAAGCTTTCATCTCAGGTATATCCTTTATTGGATTCTATTATAACTTTTGGAGCTTCTAATGAAAAGTGGATTGAAAATTATCGCCAAATTATTTTCCCTAGACTTGAGAAAATTATAGGAAAGTGTACCAATGATTTAGTTCTATCATTGGAAGATGCTCGAAATAATGATgttattaatgaagattCTGCTCTTATAGAGTCAGTTTCTTCTTATAGAAATAACATTGCTGAGTTATTTGATAAGGCTAATCAATCTACAAACtttgaagataataaaaagctGTTTAATAAGAATAAGAAGCTTTACAATGCTATAATAGATGGAAAGACTCCAAAGACTAAGTTTGAAATCTCTTGCATTCTTATTGAGAGCTGtttgttaatatattatataatggAAGATTGTAATTCCAGTTACATTTTAGAATTGATTTCCTCTTTATTAAAGTCAGGTAACAATAAAGGCAAAAGATTGGAAATTATCTTTAACTCAATGATTAAGCTGGATATCACTAATGAAGGTAATCAAGTACAAGGTAAAATTGATGATCTAGATACTGATGAAGATAACGACTATCCTAGCTGTCTTGCAGGTCTAAGTCTCCTATTCCAGCTAAATATCAGAATTTTGGACATTTCTAAAAACTTAAATACAAAACTTCTAGTAGAGTTTTCTCGAAAGATTGCTCAACTTCctgatttattaaatgcTCACTCAAGTTTAATGGATGGAAATGATGAGAATTATGACGATGAAGATTCTGAAATTGAAGCTGAAATTGATAcagataatgaaaatgaaagtACTGTTGGAGCTGGAGGTAAGAGAGGAGGATCTAAGCACAGCTCATCTCtagaaaatgatgaagTTTCTCAGCTTTTGAAACCAAATATCTTCTCTAAAGAATGTAATCTTTCTAATGATGgctttaaagaaaatgaggATGACAATActgatgatgaaaatagTGGTGAGGAAGGTGATAGTAAAGATGAGATTATATCATATAATGACAGTAATTCCATGATTTCACATTTACtgaatgatgaaaatactCCATTACCTCCCAAGTATGAAAGACAGAGAGAACAAAAAGAGCAAGAGAAGTTACAAATCCAAAGAATTAACAATGAAATGCAGAATAAGTTAAGGATGTTGGAAACAATATCTTTGATTTCTGAACAATATAAaccaaaaaatattcaagataGAGAGATTTATACTGGTTTAGTTCGTACAATAATATTGCTATTGGAAGGATTTAGACTGGGATGTAAACACGCTCTATATTATTCTATTAGAAGTACTTTGACAATTTTTTCAGACTATGTGAATAAATTGGCTTcaacaataaataaattaatgcATTTGGATGTtttaaaagagaaaaataaCACAAATTTGGATGAGTTAGGGGatttatttaaactttTAGTCCATATAATTGGTAAACCAATTGTTGAGCCTCAAACAATGAGCCGTTGGAGTAAGAAAAACAATGGAAAGCAACTTAGAAAAAAGATGGAAAATTATTCCAAACATTTTGAGACATTTTCAATCAATTTAATTgctttaattataatgatG
Coding sequences within it:
- a CDS encoding hypothetical protein (transcripts identified by EST), with the translated sequence MDSPEFLQYFWDLGSFEEKTSVSSIEGIVRCLDNSVQNSINPKVKDVSTKSIIILSGINNGRADLEYTLSRLIKGLESQRECVRRGYSACLSIVLDRYKIPVSDVLEGLEKHYLEGMKKEVKGKASSGSVGDVRDRIIGLLLGYLAIIKTGFFKKNVSRPYIEQTIENLWMIYGIKMYLQDMICEIIYLILRDCCEYDPRLPIKYVSSKLGNVFDNRFLDKSEMNEAKRNQLASQIPVLSLFLKLRLFLEGRDGVVINGVIGCSDISQAGDISARIGDKWEDWNKLLFNPGYTFYKNRWEIVLSNIQYLSLFSPRIPSFLFNLMTYILESPCLNEKISGKLISDLIHEIEEKYFSGVYSPQKHYFGARMILQIFTQLKLSAFSLKKCNFSEKSFIRALKNFISGHSKSLNWALKTSLNDKNPLSAFSTLFLQTLVDIITGRGIETHFAHGSQFNQIQDFSRFIFGTIDGFSTEANERSKPVYPNPSINLDANIRNLIPFVINDLVIALFWDETEDIQMSKFMALKESLEKPISISGKERVRLFWIILKSLMLKTGAKMKHLIKMFSDLLSQEEGESLDSIIISQGILLIDEISKEYSDEEKQSKLDKKDNNQDDVDMDDSNLDINNEEEDEKVNIYWRKIQWVHNIMLEFVQVSFSSSLNSGEEKNILPLVLKLSSQVYPLLDSIITFGASNEKWIENYRQIIFPRLEKIIGKCTNDLVLSLEDARNNDVINEDSALIESVSSYRNNIAELFDKANQSTNFEDNKKLFNKNKKLYNAIIDGKTPKTKFEISCILIESCLLIYYIMEDCNSSYILELISSLLKSGNNKGKRLEIIFNSMIKLDITNEGNQVQGKIDDLDTDEDNDYPSCLAGLSLLFQLNIRILDISKNLNTKLLVEFSRKIAQLPDLLNAHSSLMDGNDENYDDEDSEIEAEIDTDNENESTVGAGGKRGGSKHSSSLENDEVSQLLKPNIFSKECNLSNDGFKENEDDNTDDENSGEEGDSKDEIISYNDSNSMISHLLNDENTPLPPKYERQREQKEQEKLQIQRINNEMQNKLRMLETISLISEQYKPKNIQDREIYTGLVRTIILLLEGFRLGCKHALYYSIRSTLTIFSDYVNKLASTINKLMHLDVLKEKNNTNLDELGDLFKLLVHIIGKPIVEPQTMSRWSKKNNGKQLRKKMENYSKHFETFSINLIALIIMMDRENVLIGQLIAQDLIKKWISQKRFGIVTSSFLTKLMHRIKNSNNNNSLRFLTQSFINNFEETVKYSKGSYQLREYTTLINHTLIACSTGSEGSSEDNDKYIQDMIQVVVKMIDSCISSNTIEEASKVSSDSENIKFTTEMQRLELLKSLISLSKSIIIIENNSNTIDNNNSKDIGILERKISESNNYLNSFNQNYSSGKVKRQINKLKNIINSSNNNKGSKRMKVY